From a single Nostoc sp. MS1 genomic region:
- a CDS encoding DUF928 domain-containing protein, whose protein sequence is MTKEQIFKQYKITVKPRFTTIIILCLLLFFTSIAVADFKPTNRKPASDYSRSGGRRGCETESIATIPLTLLAPQTYVGYTASLRPTFTGYVSSPQKVELRIFELIANEDPKPIGNEVLADVKAGIFQINYPDKYPNLTVGKTYLWQLSRTCLEVKIDESAEFIVAEIPSTIKNKLLTTNNKLEKANLYAEEGFWYEAVTEALQLTNNLKLGKLGTNLVKDFAKYESARDQREEVAVKERVKYLQQIAIQEQD, encoded by the coding sequence ATGACAAAAGAGCAAATATTTAAACAATATAAAATAACCGTAAAGCCTCGTTTTACTACTATCATTATTCTGTGCTTATTACTATTTTTTACATCAATTGCTGTGGCGGATTTTAAGCCGACGAATCGTAAACCAGCAAGTGATTACAGCAGGAGTGGTGGACGCAGAGGATGTGAAACAGAATCAATCGCAACAATACCTCTTACCTTACTTGCTCCTCAAACATATGTGGGATACACTGCTTCTTTACGACCTACTTTTACTGGTTATGTCTCTAGTCCCCAAAAAGTAGAGTTGAGAATTTTTGAATTGATTGCCAATGAAGATCCAAAGCCAATAGGTAACGAAGTTTTAGCAGACGTGAAAGCAGGAATTTTTCAAATAAATTATCCTGATAAATATCCTAATTTAACTGTGGGTAAAACATATCTTTGGCAGTTAAGTAGAACTTGTCTTGAGGTGAAAATAGACGAATCAGCAGAATTTATTGTTGCAGAAATTCCCTCTACAATCAAAAATAAATTGTTGACAACAAATAATAAGTTAGAAAAAGCTAATTTATATGCTGAGGAGGGTTTTTGGTACGAAGCTGTAACTGAGGCTTTGCAGTTAACAAACAATTTAAAACTGGGTAAGCTGGGGACAAACCTAGTCAAAGACTTTGCAAAATACGAGTCTGCTAGAGATCAAAGGGAAGAAGTAGCAGTTAAAGAAAGGGTAAAATATCTACAACAAATTGCTATTCAAGAACAAGATTAA
- a CDS encoding CHAT domain-containing protein, giving the protein MFNKIYKSTNTYWLRIFFFGSLLLCLLLSNVHLASSVHAQTSDTTQLVNQGITSYKKGNFSAAIAPWKKAINLYQKNNDWQNVAILNENLARVYHQLGQTSETLNYWEKVIAYYRTQNDLQKVGRVLTEIGQVYTNSGQTKKAVSLICGKDDISTCLDGSALKIAQQQKDTSGKIAALGSLGEAYRLQGNYDLAITSLEAAKKYQNQTYNVAIFNSLGNTHASIAQLWQLRTKSAEQYKRRSSSDFQQKASDNYKRAKEYFQDSIKIAHQQNDLKNELKSHLNLIKLAYISINKNTLDTNQVNINIQEAVELLPQLPDSLDKVYAAIDLANLPAPALETNRILTENCKFRRLPEAQVRQLFNLAIEVAQSLQSSRSQSYALGAFGHFYECNKNWELAVSLTNQAIWLADEKRQNKDSLYLWEWQAGRILEQQGKSNEALDFYQRAYNTLEELRSDILTSNRDFQFNFRDVIEPVYRQLAEIQLNLATSQIKKSQTKQQQLNSALATINALRLAEIQNYFGNDCILANINNNKLTTNDTVVISSIIFDDKTGIIISLPNQEEYINWINKEKDVFSNDIAEFRSELLNTSNIVYNTALSENLYDLIIKPLEKYLIAQKIKTLVFVQDGFLRNVPMTALYDKQEKKYLIEKYAVATTSSLQLTNQKKGNLQTSDRALVLAVSKEAQIDNQFWRALNQVPNEINEIQKIFVNSKKLENEEFNKKYLEAEIKKQDYPIIHISTHAQFGIIPEDTFLVAGNNEKLTINDLEKLLREASNISNSVDLLALTACETATGDERATLGLAGVALQAGAKSALASLWTVYDESTADLIAEFYHQLRNSGMSKAQALQAAQIKLINARKIPEINDRYTHPYYWSGFMLIGNWL; this is encoded by the coding sequence GTGTTTAATAAAATTTATAAATCAACCAATACCTACTGGCTAAGGATATTCTTTTTCGGTAGTTTGCTTTTATGTCTATTATTAAGTAACGTACATTTAGCATCATCTGTTCACGCTCAAACCTCTGATACTACTCAATTAGTCAATCAAGGTATCACTAGTTATAAAAAAGGCAATTTTTCCGCCGCGATCGCACCTTGGAAGAAGGCTATTAATCTATATCAAAAGAATAATGATTGGCAGAATGTAGCAATTCTCAACGAAAATTTAGCCAGAGTTTATCACCAGTTAGGGCAAACTTCAGAAACCCTAAATTATTGGGAGAAAGTGATAGCTTATTATCGCACTCAAAACGACCTGCAAAAAGTTGGCAGGGTATTAACTGAGATAGGACAAGTTTATACTAATTCTGGACAAACCAAAAAAGCTGTTAGCCTGATATGCGGAAAAGATGACATATCAACTTGTCTAGATGGCAGTGCTCTAAAAATTGCCCAGCAACAAAAAGATACATCTGGAAAAATTGCAGCTTTGGGTAGTTTAGGAGAAGCTTATCGTCTCCAAGGTAATTATGATTTAGCGATTACATCTTTAGAAGCTGCTAAAAAATATCAAAATCAAACTTATAATGTCGCTATCTTCAATAGTTTAGGTAATACTCACGCCAGTATTGCTCAACTTTGGCAACTAAGAACTAAATCTGCTGAACAATATAAGAGACGTAGCTCCAGTGATTTCCAGCAAAAAGCTAGTGATAATTACAAAAGAGCTAAAGAGTATTTTCAAGATAGTATTAAAATAGCACATCAGCAGAATGATCTAAAAAACGAATTAAAAAGTCATTTAAATTTAATTAAGCTTGCTTATATTAGCATAAATAAAAATACACTTGATACCAATCAGGTGAACATAAATATCCAAGAAGCTGTAGAACTATTACCTCAATTACCAGATTCTCTTGATAAAGTATATGCAGCAATTGATTTAGCTAATTTACCTGCACCTGCTTTAGAAACTAATCGGATACTAACCGAAAATTGCAAATTTAGAAGATTGCCAGAAGCACAAGTAAGGCAACTGTTTAACCTAGCTATAGAAGTTGCCCAAAGTTTACAATCTTCACGTTCTCAGTCTTATGCTTTAGGAGCTTTTGGCCATTTCTATGAGTGTAATAAAAATTGGGAACTAGCTGTAAGTTTGACTAATCAAGCAATTTGGTTAGCTGATGAGAAACGGCAAAACAAAGATAGTTTATACTTATGGGAATGGCAGGCAGGAAGAATCTTAGAACAACAAGGTAAAAGTAATGAGGCGTTGGATTTTTACCAAAGAGCATATAATACTCTAGAAGAATTACGCAGTGATATCCTAACTAGCAACCGAGATTTTCAATTCAATTTCCGCGATGTTATTGAACCAGTTTATCGGCAATTGGCAGAAATTCAGTTAAATTTAGCTACATCTCAGATAAAAAAATCTCAAACAAAGCAACAACAATTAAACAGTGCCTTGGCAACCATAAACGCTCTCAGGTTAGCAGAAATTCAAAACTATTTCGGTAATGACTGTATATTAGCTAATATTAACAATAATAAATTAACAACAAATGATACAGTAGTAATAAGCTCAATTATCTTTGATGATAAAACAGGTATTATTATCAGTCTACCAAATCAGGAAGAATATATCAATTGGATAAATAAAGAGAAAGATGTGTTTAGCAATGATATTGCTGAATTTCGCTCTGAGTTATTAAATACATCGAATATAGTTTACAATACTGCGCTATCAGAAAATCTTTATGATTTAATTATTAAGCCTCTAGAAAAATATTTAATTGCGCAGAAGATTAAAACACTCGTATTTGTTCAAGACGGCTTTTTACGTAATGTGCCGATGACGGCGCTTTATGATAAACAAGAGAAGAAATATTTAATAGAAAAATATGCTGTTGCCACAACTTCTAGTCTACAGTTGACTAACCAGAAAAAGGGTAACTTACAAACTAGCGATCGCGCTTTAGTTTTAGCTGTTAGTAAAGAGGCTCAAATTGATAATCAATTTTGGAGAGCATTAAATCAAGTGCCTAATGAAATTAATGAAATCCAAAAGATATTTGTTAATAGTAAAAAATTGGAGAACGAGGAATTTAATAAAAAATATCTAGAAGCAGAAATTAAAAAACAAGATTACCCAATTATTCATATATCTACTCATGCACAGTTTGGGATTATCCCTGAAGATACGTTTTTAGTCGCTGGTAATAATGAAAAACTCACAATTAACGACCTAGAAAAGTTATTACGTGAAGCAAGCAATATTTCTAACTCTGTGGATTTGTTAGCATTAACAGCTTGTGAAACTGCCACAGGTGATGAGCGTGCAACATTAGGTTTAGCAGGTGTAGCATTACAAGCTGGCGCTAAAAGTGCTTTGGCTTCCTTGTGGACTGTATATGATGAATCGACTGCTGACTTAATTGCTGAGTTTTATCATCAATTGCGTAACTCTGGTATGAGCAAAGCACAAGCTCTACAAGCAGCACAAATAAAACTAATTAATGCCAGAAAAATACCAGAGATTAATGATAGATACACACATCCATACTATTGGTCAGGATTTATGCTCATTGGCAATTGGTTATAA